From a region of the Paenibacillus segetis genome:
- a CDS encoding MmcQ/YjbR family DNA-binding protein, protein MMDNIIEYCLMKTGATKDYPFGPDPLVIKVAGKMFALIFENKENYSYINLKCDPMIAENLREQHENVRPGYHMNKKHWNTITLDGSLPESDIFVMIDHSYDMVVKNLPKNLRELIQY, encoded by the coding sequence TTGATGGATAATATCATTGAATATTGTTTAATGAAAACAGGAGCAACAAAGGATTATCCCTTCGGACCCGATCCATTAGTGATCAAAGTTGCAGGTAAAATGTTCGCGCTTATTTTTGAGAACAAAGAGAACTATTCTTACATAAACCTGAAATGTGACCCCATGATTGCGGAAAATTTACGAGAGCAACATGAGAACGTTCGACCAGGGTACCACATGAACAAAAAACATTGGAATACGATTACACTGGATGGCTCCTTGCCAGAGTCTGATATTTTTGTAATGATTGATCACTCTTACGATATGGTTGTCAAAAACCTTCCTAAGAACCTCCGAGAACTAATCCAAT
- a CDS encoding aminotransferase-like domain-containing protein, whose protein sequence is MFQDFILVGDRPISIQVKEYVKRLIIKGALQADQKLPSTREMSGLLKVGRNTVISAYEGLEDDGFTYTISGKGCYVASKVNHLALDNGGASWQIDWKERMNEYAISAVELDLMKQGIRAPKGTISFTSIAPDEQLFDLSDVRRAFMDRMAIEGQVLLNYGYAKGYKPLIDYLMHYMENKGVDISGKDMLITSGFTEGFDMVLSALRPSTRRGAAICENPTHHTALKNLKLQGFEITGIPMDRDGIHVERLENILQTNSFDVAYLMPSYHNPTGIVMSPEKRISVMKLMMRYQIPVIEDGFNEELRYSGAHVAPLIATAGQGNGVIYIGSFSKVLFPGLRVGWVLGDRTLIDSLESIKRSRTIHTSTIDQSILYQYLLNGNFDKYIKKARTEYKRKYELTKACCEKHIPEAQLSGDGGLHVFLTFPSDVNTHQLLEACTEQGVIFTPGDRFFIQKGEGINTLRLGFSRVTDENIEQGIQIIGKQVREFLKS, encoded by the coding sequence ATGTTCCAGGATTTCATACTTGTCGGTGATCGACCGATTTCGATACAAGTGAAAGAATATGTGAAACGATTAATAATCAAAGGGGCGCTTCAAGCAGATCAGAAGCTACCTTCCACACGAGAAATGAGTGGTCTGCTAAAGGTGGGGCGCAATACAGTTATCTCAGCCTATGAAGGTCTAGAGGATGACGGATTTACTTATACCATTTCAGGAAAAGGCTGTTATGTAGCTTCAAAGGTGAACCATTTGGCATTAGATAATGGCGGAGCTTCCTGGCAGATCGACTGGAAAGAAAGAATGAATGAATATGCTATATCAGCTGTAGAGTTGGATTTAATGAAACAGGGGATTCGCGCCCCAAAAGGTACGATATCCTTCACAAGCATTGCTCCAGATGAGCAACTCTTTGATCTATCGGATGTAAGGCGAGCTTTTATGGATCGGATGGCAATTGAAGGGCAAGTGTTGCTCAACTACGGCTATGCCAAGGGATACAAACCGCTGATTGATTACCTGATGCATTATATGGAGAACAAGGGCGTTGATATATCAGGCAAGGATATGCTGATTACAAGTGGTTTTACAGAAGGTTTTGACATGGTGCTGTCGGCATTGCGACCTTCCACACGCCGTGGAGCGGCGATCTGTGAGAATCCGACCCATCATACCGCGCTCAAAAACTTGAAGCTGCAAGGATTCGAGATTACCGGCATCCCAATGGATCGTGATGGTATTCATGTGGAACGCCTAGAGAACATATTGCAGACGAATAGCTTTGATGTGGCTTATTTGATGCCTTCCTATCACAATCCGACTGGCATAGTCATGTCTCCAGAAAAACGCATCTCCGTTATGAAGTTAATGATGCGCTATCAGATTCCAGTGATCGAGGATGGATTCAATGAGGAACTGCGCTATTCAGGAGCGCATGTAGCACCCTTAATAGCGACGGCAGGCCAAGGTAACGGCGTCATCTATATTGGTAGCTTTTCCAAAGTACTGTTCCCCGGCTTACGAGTTGGCTGGGTGCTTGGAGACCGAACGCTGATAGATTCGTTAGAAAGCATAAAACGTTCACGTACTATCCATACCTCAACCATCGATCAATCGATTTTATATCAATATTTACTGAACGGTAACTTCGATAAGTATATAAAAAAAGCACGTACGGAGTATAAGCGCAAGTATGAACTGACAAAGGCATGCTGTGAAAAGCATATCCCTGAAGCACAGCTGTCTGGCGACGGGGGATTGCATGTGTTTCTCACCTTCCCATCAGATGTAAATACACACCAGCTGCTGGAAGCTTGCACAGAACAAGGTGTTATTTTTACACCGGGAGACAGATTTTTTATTCAAAAAGGTGAAGGGATAAATACACTGCGGCTTGGCTTTTCACGAGTAACGGATGAGAATATCGAGCAGGGTATTCAAATTATCGGTAAACAAGTGCGTGAATTTTTGAAATCATAA
- a CDS encoding macrolide family glycosyltransferase, whose amino-acid sequence MARVLFINGGSEGHINPTIGVVQELVSRGEEVVYLCIEAFRERMEDAGATVRTFDEHKFIQAFISGGRDYMLERINGLLHTADIIIPSVLEQIEGEKFDYIIHDSMFGCGRILAQILQLPAISSCSTFAQSKESFDRLLEQFYAEVPANIVQPIHDKFLSLTASIMDKYDVKIQSPYEVYCNPAPLTIVYTLREFQPEGEAFDSTYKFVGPSISSRGYQEHFDLSAIQGKKIIYISLGTVFNRAVDFYKLCLEALGNRDHTVLMSIGHNTHISDLGEIPENFIVKHVVPQTDVLQYTKLFITHGGMNSTHEGLYYGVPLIVIPQSADQPIIAKQVTRIGAGITLQMHNLTADQLRESVEQVLHHSTFQVAVSSIKESLHKSGGYSQAVDEIFKYSLKFGRTEN is encoded by the coding sequence ATGGCACGTGTGTTATTCATAAATGGTGGATCAGAGGGTCATATCAATCCGACGATTGGCGTTGTACAAGAGCTTGTTTCGCGTGGGGAAGAGGTCGTGTACTTGTGTATCGAAGCTTTTCGGGAGCGTATGGAAGATGCCGGAGCTACTGTACGAACCTTTGACGAACACAAATTTATACAAGCCTTTATCTCCGGTGGTAGAGATTATATGCTCGAAAGAATCAATGGTCTTTTGCATACGGCAGATATCATCATACCAAGTGTCCTTGAACAAATCGAAGGTGAGAAATTTGATTACATCATTCATGATTCGATGTTTGGTTGTGGGCGTATTTTGGCTCAAATACTTCAGCTACCTGCAATCAGTTCTTGTAGTACTTTTGCCCAATCAAAAGAGTCATTCGATCGTCTCTTGGAACAATTTTATGCCGAGGTTCCTGCAAACATAGTTCAACCGATCCATGATAAATTTCTAAGTCTAACTGCAAGTATCATGGATAAATATGATGTGAAGATCCAATCTCCTTATGAGGTCTATTGTAATCCTGCACCCCTTACTATCGTGTATACTTTAAGAGAGTTTCAACCTGAAGGCGAAGCATTCGATTCAACCTATAAATTTGTAGGGCCATCGATCTCTTCGCGAGGTTATCAAGAACATTTCGATCTTTCGGCAATCCAAGGGAAAAAGATCATCTACATTTCACTGGGTACAGTTTTTAACCGAGCGGTAGATTTCTATAAGCTTTGTTTGGAGGCATTGGGGAACAGAGATCATACAGTGCTCATGTCGATCGGGCACAACACGCATATTTCTGATCTCGGAGAAATACCTGAAAATTTCATCGTCAAACATGTAGTTCCGCAAACGGATGTGTTGCAATACACGAAATTATTTATTACCCATGGCGGAATGAACAGTACTCATGAAGGTCTCTATTACGGCGTTCCGCTAATCGTCATCCCACAAAGTGCAGATCAACCGATCATCGCGAAGCAAGTCACCCGTATCGGGGCAGGGATTACCTTACAAATGCACAACTTGACTGCTGATCAACTTCGTGAATCCGTAGAGCAAGTGCTACATCACTCAACTTTCCAGGTAGCTGTTAGCTCTATTAAGGAATCCTTACACAAATCAGGTGGTTATTCTCAGGCAGTGGATGAAATTTTTAAATATTCTCTCAAGTTTGGGAGAACGGAGAACTGA
- a CDS encoding aminotransferase class I/II-fold pyridoxal phosphate-dependent enzyme: MYSIPDSGQFLSSLVRNIRPSGIRAFFDLHTADDDIIALGVGEPNFVTPQKVRKACIQALSDGQTKYTSNAGMMELREELAVYLSSSFSLSYNPEQEIIVTVGSSEAVDLALRAVINPGDEVLVPAPSYIAYEPITHLHGGEIVEVPTAAEKNFKLTPQALQAVITPQSKVLMINYPCNPTGTVMTEEDWLPIIDLIIKHNLVVISDEVYAELTYGRKHVSIASLPGMKERTIVISGFSKAFAMTGWRIGYACGPRELIAGMLKIHQYTAMCAPTIAQIAALESLRHGLDTKDEMMASYNERRKLFVDGLNAIGLSCHEPEGAFYTFPSITCTGMSSEQFALGMLKEAKVAVVPGHVFGSGGEGYIRCSYATSLIDLEKALERMARFMQVMVM; this comes from the coding sequence ATGTATAGTATACCGGATTCAGGGCAGTTTTTATCCTCGCTAGTACGGAATATTCGGCCATCAGGCATTCGCGCTTTTTTTGATCTGCATACGGCAGACGATGATATCATTGCTCTCGGTGTCGGAGAACCCAATTTCGTTACGCCCCAAAAGGTACGTAAAGCTTGCATTCAAGCATTAAGCGATGGGCAGACGAAATATACCTCAAATGCCGGCATGATGGAGCTGAGGGAAGAGCTTGCGGTTTATTTGTCCAGTAGCTTCTCACTCTCCTACAACCCCGAGCAGGAAATCATCGTAACCGTAGGGAGCAGTGAAGCTGTCGACCTAGCGCTACGAGCAGTGATCAATCCAGGTGATGAGGTACTGGTTCCGGCACCTAGCTATATTGCTTATGAACCAATTACCCATCTACATGGCGGTGAAATCGTGGAGGTTCCGACTGCGGCGGAGAAGAATTTCAAGCTAACTCCGCAAGCATTACAGGCGGTGATTACCCCTCAATCGAAGGTTTTGATGATCAATTATCCTTGTAATCCAACCGGAACAGTGATGACAGAAGAGGATTGGCTTCCGATTATTGATCTCATTATCAAACATAATTTGGTCGTCATCTCGGATGAAGTGTATGCCGAACTGACTTATGGGAGAAAGCATGTCAGTATCGCCTCCTTGCCGGGCATGAAGGAACGTACGATTGTTATCAGCGGATTTTCTAAAGCATTCGCGATGACGGGCTGGCGGATCGGCTATGCCTGTGGTCCGCGCGAATTGATCGCTGGCATGCTGAAAATCCACCAATACACAGCCATGTGCGCTCCCACGATTGCACAGATTGCCGCGCTCGAATCATTACGCCATGGCTTGGATACCAAGGATGAAATGATGGCTAGCTACAATGAACGCCGCAAGCTGTTTGTGGATGGGCTGAACGCAATCGGGCTATCTTGTCACGAGCCTGAGGGTGCTTTTTATACCTTTCCTTCCATTACTTGTACTGGCATGTCATCTGAGCAGTTTGCGCTTGGGATGCTGAAGGAAGCAAAGGTGGCGGTCGTACCAGGACATGTATTCGGATCGGGTGGGGAGGGTTATATTCGTTGCTCTTATGCAACCTCACTCATCGATTTGGAGAAAGCGCTGGAACGGATGGCTAGATTTATGCAGGTAATGGTGATGTAG
- a CDS encoding ATP-binding cassette domain-containing protein: MTQEYIEIRGARENNLKDVSLRIPKRKITIFTGVSGSGKSSIVFDTIAAESQRLLNENFSIFVRTFLPRVPQPDADAIENLSMAVIVDQKRLGGGAHSTMGTITDISPILRLLFSRVGKPHVGQANMFSFNDPQGMCPECNGIGRSMGVDMSKAVDMSKSLNEGAIMLPDATVNGMDWTMTVQAGSYDLDKKLSDFSDEELDELLYGKAKKVGTQFGGKTINITVEGFIEKFTNKYIKRDVKSMSERTQKKVEPFIIEGPCHLCHGARLSQATLSCKINGNNIAELSSMEVGQLIGVIKDIHDPVAAPIVKALTDRLQHLVDIGLDYLSLDRETDTLSGGESQRVKMVKHLSGSLVDVVYIFDEPSVGLHPRDVHRLNELLQKLRDKGNTVIVVEHDPDVIQVADHIVDVGPHAGSRGGTIMYEGSFSGLLESDTLTGNHMKQAMPIKEHFRQATGKLSVVNASLHNLNNVSVDIPTGVLTVVTGVAGSGKSTLINEVFLQKHPDAIVIDQSAVGVSTRSNPATYTGIMDDVRKAFASANKVNAGLFSFNSKGACENCQGLGVVYTDVAFLDSVKTTCEVCGGKRFKEEVLAYKLDGKSIADVLEMTIEQALEFFDIKEVVRKLQAMSDVGLNYLTLGQPLSTLSGGECQRIKLASELHKKGSIYVMDEPTTGLHMSDITHLLEIMNRLVDAGNTVIVIEHNLDVIRNADWIIDMGPEGGTNGGKVIFEGTPRQLLSAEHSLTGMYLSR; this comes from the coding sequence ATGACCCAAGAGTATATTGAAATACGTGGTGCCCGGGAAAATAACCTTAAAGATGTATCCTTACGCATTCCCAAGCGCAAAATCACCATTTTTACCGGCGTATCCGGTTCTGGTAAATCCTCGATCGTCTTCGATACCATCGCCGCTGAATCCCAGCGTCTGCTGAACGAAAACTTCAGCATTTTCGTTCGTACCTTTCTGCCACGTGTACCGCAGCCGGATGCTGATGCGATTGAAAACCTGAGTATGGCCGTGATCGTTGACCAAAAGCGCTTAGGTGGCGGTGCTCACTCGACCATGGGTACGATTACAGATATTTCGCCCATTCTTCGTCTTCTTTTCTCTCGCGTGGGTAAGCCACACGTTGGCCAAGCGAACATGTTCTCCTTTAACGATCCGCAAGGTATGTGTCCCGAGTGCAACGGGATCGGTCGTAGTATGGGCGTAGATATGAGCAAGGCGGTGGATATGTCAAAATCGCTAAATGAAGGGGCAATCATGCTTCCGGACGCTACGGTGAACGGTATGGATTGGACCATGACCGTGCAGGCAGGCTCCTATGATCTAGACAAGAAGCTGAGCGATTTTTCTGATGAGGAGCTAGATGAACTACTCTATGGCAAAGCCAAAAAAGTGGGGACGCAATTCGGTGGGAAGACCATCAATATTACAGTGGAAGGCTTCATCGAAAAGTTTACCAACAAGTACATCAAGCGAGATGTAAAATCGATGTCGGAGCGCACCCAGAAAAAGGTAGAGCCGTTTATCATCGAAGGACCCTGTCACCTTTGCCACGGTGCTCGGCTCAGCCAAGCGACTCTAAGCTGTAAAATCAACGGCAACAATATTGCAGAACTTTCTTCCATGGAAGTAGGCCAGTTGATTGGGGTTATCAAGGATATTCATGATCCAGTAGCCGCGCCTATAGTTAAAGCATTGACGGATAGATTGCAGCACCTAGTTGATATTGGTCTGGATTACCTCAGTCTTGACCGTGAGACTGACACTTTATCCGGTGGAGAATCCCAGCGGGTCAAAATGGTCAAACATCTGAGCGGTAGTCTGGTGGATGTGGTCTATATTTTTGATGAGCCGAGCGTTGGCTTACATCCTCGTGATGTACACCGCCTTAATGAATTGCTGCAAAAATTACGTGATAAAGGCAATACGGTCATTGTCGTGGAACACGACCCCGATGTGATACAAGTGGCCGATCATATTGTCGATGTCGGTCCTCATGCTGGGAGCCGAGGTGGGACCATTATGTACGAAGGCAGCTTTTCTGGGCTGCTAGAGTCTGATACACTAACGGGTAATCATATGAAGCAGGCGATGCCAATTAAGGAGCATTTTCGACAAGCCACGGGTAAACTATCCGTCGTGAACGCTAGTCTGCATAACTTGAACAATGTGAGCGTAGATATTCCAACCGGAGTATTAACAGTAGTGACAGGCGTTGCCGGTTCTGGAAAAAGCACATTAATTAACGAGGTGTTCTTGCAAAAGCATCCTGATGCGATCGTGATCGATCAGTCGGCAGTAGGTGTCTCGACCCGCTCGAACCCGGCCACCTACACGGGCATTATGGATGATGTGCGCAAGGCCTTTGCATCCGCCAACAAAGTGAATGCCGGTTTGTTCAGCTTCAATTCCAAGGGTGCTTGTGAAAACTGCCAAGGTCTTGGTGTTGTTTATACCGATGTGGCTTTTTTGGATAGTGTAAAAACAACCTGCGAAGTATGCGGCGGCAAACGGTTCAAAGAAGAGGTACTCGCTTACAAATTGGACGGTAAATCGATTGCCGATGTGCTGGAGATGACCATTGAACAAGCACTCGAATTCTTTGATATCAAAGAAGTTGTCCGCAAGCTCCAAGCCATGAGTGATGTGGGACTGAATTATCTGACCCTCGGCCAGCCGCTCAGCACGCTATCGGGCGGTGAATGCCAACGCATCAAACTGGCCAGTGAACTCCATAAAAAGGGAAGTATTTACGTCATGGACGAGCCGACGACCGGACTGCATATGTCGGATATCACCCATTTGCTGGAGATTATGAATCGTCTAGTCGATGCCGGAAATACAGTCATTGTAATCGAGCATAACCTAGACGTTATCAGGAACGCGGATTGGATCATAGATATGGGGCCAGAAGGTGGCACAAATGGTGGTAAAGTCATCTTTGAAGGCACCCCAAGACAGCTTTTAAGTGCTGAACACTCACTTACAGGCATGTATTTGAGCAGGTGA
- a CDS encoding Ig-like domain repeat protein → MGVSSLFTRKRLYAQCCLLSGIVFLISSFSGVAFAANTVEVSLTGSANTVTYGQSVTLKSTVTDNTEGSNRVPVGSLTFYDNGSVIIGPQSLVPQSPEIIRVVSPPGSVPSGYKQACMIDGRNNNPVGAPDCPVLKWGEYTFWGYSDNDNNNNFNIVQYDGKGNIVNQDIVDSDFRYLYDITLNNNTQMVTFWGQGNKEKELSFSYLKAANSTASLTTPVLSVGSHVIQAKYVSSDSQQHADNESLEFIVNVPKTAPTVSLTSSVASSVYGERASFTAVVPSVSGLVPTGEVIFYDGTVEVGRSNITSAVYSTASLALGVHKITASYSGDDNFESRTSSPLNYTVNAILSNLSLTSSSSQVAYGTGVTFTAQVPSINNIPITGTVTFNDGTNLLGIVPVGTDGTAQWSAPLLSVGSHTITANYSGDSHYSASSQSVLQSVDKIGSIINVKVPLSTIVGDALGADVDVVTLGNVVPTGTVDIIIDNQTVASSDLDGNGRVYFKLPQLSVGSYTLQAAYRGTDMIKDSVSLTQTLNVLNPLNNVGLSGIRLSSGTLTPVFSAGTTSYKANVANNTSSIIVTPSTYDSLSTVTVNGEPVLSGQASGSIHLNVGSNLISIVVTAQDGTTKTYTVTVTRAQASSSNDGGSSASSGGSSSSTSSSDTVTSTNGKLTLPVGKTGEVNLGDAIKISIPANAAGKELNLTIEKVADTENLLTQNDILSSPIFEILKNFSENFSKEITMTFAFDPNSLKGNQVPVVFYYDELKQVWVKVGGEVNGNTITVKVNHLTKYAVFAIGQASDATENTKQPTNFSDISGHWAEANIKQAVSAGILSGYPDGTFKPNDSITRAEFAVMLMNALKPQGDGVALTFVDKTKIGTWAQKSVMQAVNAGFITGYDDNTFRPNVEITRPEMAVMIAKVLAQSFESVTATGFEDDRYIPDWAKGAVAAMKNLGIIEGKGMNQFAPSEKTTRAEAVTVLLKMLAQKK, encoded by the coding sequence CGGAAGGAAGCAACCGTGTTCCTGTGGGTTCACTTACATTTTATGATAATGGCTCCGTCATTATAGGACCTCAATCACTAGTGCCGCAAAGTCCTGAGATCATCAGAGTAGTATCTCCCCCTGGAAGTGTACCAAGTGGTTACAAACAAGCATGTATGATTGACGGAAGAAATAATAATCCAGTCGGAGCTCCTGATTGTCCTGTCCTGAAATGGGGAGAGTACACATTTTGGGGATACAGTGATAACGATAATAATAATAATTTTAATATTGTTCAATATGATGGAAAAGGGAACATTGTCAACCAAGACATTGTTGATTCGGATTTTCGATACCTGTATGATATCACGCTGAATAACAATACCCAGATGGTAACTTTCTGGGGACAGGGTAATAAAGAAAAAGAGTTAAGCTTCTCTTACCTGAAAGCAGCTAACAGCACCGCTTCGTTAACGACTCCAGTTCTATCTGTGGGGAGTCATGTCATTCAGGCGAAATATGTTTCGAGTGATAGCCAACAACATGCAGATAATGAATCTTTGGAATTTATAGTCAATGTCCCCAAAACTGCTCCAACCGTGTCATTGACGAGCAGCGTGGCCTCATCTGTATATGGGGAGCGTGCGTCATTTACAGCGGTAGTGCCCTCTGTAAGCGGTCTTGTTCCTACCGGTGAAGTCATTTTTTACGATGGGACAGTAGAGGTAGGGCGAAGTAATATAACCTCGGCAGTCTATTCAACGGCAAGTCTTGCACTTGGTGTTCATAAGATCACTGCAAGTTACTCCGGTGATGATAACTTCGAATCTCGCACATCCTCGCCATTAAATTATACGGTTAATGCCATCTTGTCTAATCTGAGTCTGACCTCCAGTTCAAGCCAAGTAGCTTACGGTACAGGTGTAACATTCACAGCTCAGGTACCTTCCATAAATAATATTCCTATCACAGGTACCGTAACATTTAATGATGGAACCAATCTATTAGGGATTGTACCTGTTGGGACAGATGGTACCGCTCAATGGTCTGCACCACTTTTATCAGTAGGAAGCCATACCATTACGGCGAACTACAGTGGAGACAGTCATTATTCGGCTTCCTCACAGAGCGTACTTCAATCCGTGGATAAAATAGGGTCCATAATTAACGTAAAAGTCCCACTATCTACGATAGTTGGTGATGCACTTGGGGCGGATGTAGATGTCGTCACGCTCGGCAATGTCGTGCCAACAGGTACCGTTGATATCATCATCGATAATCAGACGGTCGCTTCGTCCGATCTTGACGGAAATGGTCGAGTTTATTTTAAGTTACCTCAACTTTCAGTTGGATCGTATACGCTTCAAGCCGCTTATCGAGGCACCGATATGATCAAGGATAGCGTATCGCTGACACAGACGTTGAACGTGCTAAACCCACTGAATAATGTGGGTTTGAGCGGAATTAGACTATCGAGCGGCACGCTAACTCCTGTATTCTCAGCAGGCACAACTTCCTACAAGGCTAATGTCGCTAATAATACATCCAGCATAATCGTAACGCCTAGCACTTATGATAGCTTATCGACGGTGACAGTGAACGGAGAGCCGGTTTTAAGTGGTCAGGCAAGCGGCTCCATCCATTTAAATGTAGGCAGTAACTTGATCAGTATCGTAGTAACGGCGCAAGATGGCACAACGAAAACATATACAGTTACAGTAACACGCGCACAGGCATCCTCAAGTAACGACGGGGGCTCATCAGCTAGTAGCGGTGGTAGTTCATCATCGACGTCCTCAAGCGATACCGTTACCTCGACAAACGGCAAACTTACACTGCCCGTCGGTAAGACCGGTGAGGTTAACTTGGGTGATGCGATCAAGATTTCGATTCCTGCCAATGCTGCTGGGAAAGAATTGAATTTAACGATTGAAAAAGTGGCAGACACAGAAAATCTGCTCACTCAAAACGATATTCTGTCAAGCCCAATATTCGAAATACTGAAGAACTTCTCGGAGAATTTCAGTAAGGAAATTACGATGACCTTTGCCTTCGATCCGAATAGTTTAAAGGGTAATCAAGTGCCTGTCGTATTCTACTATGACGAATTGAAGCAAGTTTGGGTAAAAGTCGGTGGAGAGGTAAACGGCAATACCATCACCGTAAAAGTTAATCACCTCACGAAATATGCGGTATTCGCAATTGGGCAAGCTTCAGATGCTACTGAAAATACGAAGCAACCGACAAATTTCAGTGATATCTCAGGACACTGGGCGGAGGCGAACATCAAACAAGCGGTAAGCGCTGGCATTCTCAGCGGCTATCCAGATGGCACATTCAAGCCTAACGATTCAATAACACGCGCCGAATTTGCGGTCATGCTGATGAATGCTCTCAAGCCACAAGGAGATGGAGTGGCATTAACGTTCGTCGATAAGACAAAGATCGGCACATGGGCTCAGAAATCGGTTATGCAAGCGGTGAATGCAGGCTTCATTACTGGCTATGATGACAACACTTTCCGTCCGAATGTCGAAATTACACGCCCGGAAATGGCAGTGATGATTGCCAAAGTTTTGGCTCAGTCGTTCGAGTCAGTGACAGCAACGGGATTTGAGGACGACAGGTACATTCCAGACTGGGCGAAAGGCGCAGTAGCAGCCATGAAAAATCTAGGCATTATTGAAGGCAAAGGCATGAACCAATTTGCTCCAAGCGAAAAAACGACTAGAGCTGAAGCGGTGACTGTGTTGTTGAAAATGCTAGCGCAAAAAAAGTAG
- a CDS encoding D-alanine--D-alanine ligase encodes MKIGVIMGGISSEREISLQTGQEMIHYLDRNRYEIVPIVIEERADLIAMVKQADIDIVLLALHGQYGEDGTVQGTLETLGIPYTGSGVLASSLCMNKLLSKMLLKAAGVYTPEGLCWRGMDDYDPKKVDQLGYPVIVKPNMGGSSIGIQLVQNEKELLPAVQEAFSLDQVILIESYLKGTELTCSIVDGEVLPIIGIRSTHSEWFNYQAKYEVNGAEEKVIQLPVAIEQRVREAALASYRLLQCKVYARVDMILCQEVPYVLEVNTLPGMTANSLLPKSAAAAGLSFTQLLDRIIDSSLHERKQEWGMVQNV; translated from the coding sequence ATGAAAATTGGTGTTATTATGGGTGGCATTTCCTCTGAACGTGAGATTTCACTACAAACAGGCCAAGAAATGATTCATTATTTGGATCGCAATCGGTATGAGATCGTTCCAATTGTGATAGAAGAGCGTGCAGATTTAATCGCAATGGTGAAGCAAGCAGACATCGATATTGTCCTACTAGCGCTGCATGGTCAGTACGGTGAGGACGGAACGGTGCAAGGAACACTTGAGACGTTAGGCATTCCATATACAGGTAGCGGTGTACTTGCAAGTAGTTTGTGCATGAATAAGCTGCTGTCCAAGATGCTGCTGAAAGCAGCAGGTGTGTATACACCTGAAGGACTTTGTTGGCGAGGAATGGACGATTATGATCCGAAGAAAGTCGATCAGCTGGGCTACCCGGTCATAGTAAAACCGAATATGGGGGGATCAAGCATCGGCATCCAGCTTGTACAGAATGAGAAGGAGTTGCTTCCAGCTGTCCAGGAGGCATTCAGCTTGGATCAAGTGATCTTGATTGAGTCCTATTTGAAAGGGACGGAACTTACCTGCTCGATCGTGGATGGCGAAGTATTACCAATTATCGGCATTCGCTCCACGCATTCGGAATGGTTCAACTATCAAGCAAAATATGAAGTTAACGGTGCTGAGGAGAAAGTGATTCAGTTGCCAGTTGCAATTGAGCAACGTGTGCGCGAGGCTGCACTTGCCAGCTATCGGCTTCTGCAGTGCAAGGTCTATGCAAGGGTCGATATGATTCTATGTCAGGAAGTACCATACGTACTGGAAGTAAACACCTTACCGGGGATGACCGCTAACAGTCTGCTTCCGAAGAGCGCAGCGGCAGCAGGTCTGAGCTTTACACAGCTATTGGACCGGATTATTGATAGTTCTCTTCATGAGCGGAAACAGGAATGGGGGATGGTGCAAAATGTATAG